The following coding sequences are from one Niveibacterium umoris window:
- a CDS encoding tetratricopeptide repeat protein, translating into MTSRSRYELSATRPERTYPVPFPGVFAVLMRVLVCACFAAFSQFACAQVIDRIDINRDGTEAETVIRFASRIQYIRHAPPNSGQVLRVFIRLINPALDEADMVPETVQSPKTDMVPSFSVTYPEMSGSVLISYPKPMTYTVRQGADGRSIVIRTPLERDARDFEVSVTPTAAPSKKAAVPASATPSAAPGVAAAAATGVVAATTVAPPPAATAAPKPASRPAAAAPPAPATTKPAPVAPASPAPAAQTAPAPAAAASPAPQQQDPQSDEPAQVSPQDIETLAQEQFAKAQGAISNRQWGVAVAALNRVLSLPANKHTEESQALIGNVREQSGDPGKARAEYQLYLKLYPQGPHAADVQARLAALSSNAPVVAGRSASGAAATAAAIGAAGAAASSNAAETPPPRSASRPPRPTEWTTSASLAQSWYRGKSHIETTTPPPPGELTFAKDTLSLVDQDALISNASFTTRRRDETSDTRFVLRDTDQRNFLSSSKSYNRLYAAYAERTDRQAGYFVRAGRQTATGGGVLERFDGLLAGYNLNKSFRVDAVAGSTVEYYVPYRKSFAGINLSLLSEMGRPSVNGYFLRQTLDGAVNREAVGTELRYFDEHTNVYGTIDYDVAFGKLNIAMLQANYQGENGNSFYLIADRRQSPPLGLTNALIGDPTNTVGSLIAQFGEEEVRRQAAALTAMSTMVSVGLTRQIAERWQLGGDYRLASIGSTETVGLIPAQPGTGNNHVFTIQAIGSNLWFDNAVGVINGSYILAPTFDGVALNLNYVVPIGETWRFDGSLRYYGQKDDSGERQRRLAPVLKASYRWKNSISNWNDYISLEAEGGLERVHAEGPLRTEDSNRYYFFVGYRWDL; encoded by the coding sequence ATGACGTCAAGAAGCCGATACGAACTGTCAGCGACGCGCCCTGAACGCACGTACCCTGTGCCGTTTCCCGGCGTCTTTGCGGTGTTGATGCGGGTGCTTGTGTGTGCGTGCTTCGCCGCCTTTAGCCAGTTCGCATGCGCGCAGGTGATCGACCGCATCGACATCAACCGCGACGGCACCGAGGCCGAGACGGTGATCCGCTTTGCCAGCCGGATCCAGTACATCCGCCACGCGCCACCCAACAGCGGCCAGGTGCTGCGCGTCTTCATCCGGCTGATCAATCCGGCGCTGGACGAGGCGGACATGGTGCCGGAGACGGTTCAGTCGCCCAAGACGGACATGGTTCCCTCATTCTCGGTGACCTATCCGGAAATGAGCGGCAGCGTGTTGATTTCCTACCCGAAGCCGATGACCTACACGGTGCGTCAAGGCGCCGACGGTCGCAGCATCGTGATCCGCACGCCGCTCGAGCGCGACGCGCGTGACTTCGAAGTGTCGGTGACGCCCACCGCGGCGCCGTCGAAGAAGGCTGCGGTGCCGGCGAGCGCCACGCCTTCCGCCGCGCCGGGCGTCGCAGCTGCTGCCGCCACGGGTGTGGTTGCCGCGACGACGGTAGCGCCCCCCCCCGCCGCAACGGCTGCGCCCAAACCGGCGTCGCGGCCCGCGGCAGCCGCGCCGCCCGCGCCAGCCACGACCAAACCCGCACCGGTGGCGCCCGCTTCACCTGCACCTGCAGCACAAACGGCGCCAGCACCGGCAGCCGCTGCGTCACCGGCACCCCAGCAACAGGATCCCCAGAGCGACGAACCGGCACAGGTCTCGCCGCAAGACATTGAAACCCTCGCGCAGGAACAGTTCGCCAAGGCGCAGGGAGCGATCTCCAACCGCCAGTGGGGCGTCGCGGTCGCTGCGCTGAATCGTGTGCTGAGCCTGCCGGCAAACAAACACACCGAAGAGTCGCAGGCGCTGATCGGCAACGTGCGCGAGCAGAGCGGCGACCCGGGCAAGGCGCGGGCCGAATACCAGCTCTACCTCAAGCTTTACCCGCAGGGTCCGCACGCGGCCGATGTACAGGCGCGCCTTGCTGCCCTTTCCTCGAACGCACCGGTGGTGGCGGGGCGCAGCGCAAGTGGCGCAGCTGCCACCGCCGCCGCGATTGGCGCGGCGGGTGCCGCAGCAAGTTCGAATGCAGCGGAGACGCCCCCGCCGCGCAGCGCATCGCGCCCGCCACGTCCGACGGAATGGACGACCAGCGCGAGTCTTGCGCAGTCCTGGTACCGCGGTAAATCCCACATCGAGACAACGACGCCACCGCCACCGGGCGAGCTCACCTTCGCCAAGGACACCCTGTCGCTGGTCGATCAGGATGCGCTCATCTCCAATGCCAGCTTTACCACCCGGCGACGCGACGAAACCAGCGATACCCGTTTCGTGCTTCGCGATACCGATCAGCGCAACTTCCTGAGCTCTTCCAAGAGCTATAACCGGCTCTACGCGGCCTACGCCGAAAGAACCGACCGACAGGCCGGGTACTTCGTCAGGGCTGGTCGGCAGACCGCGACCGGTGGCGGCGTACTGGAACGTTTCGACGGGCTGCTGGCGGGCTACAACCTGAACAAGTCCTTCCGTGTCGATGCGGTCGCCGGCTCCACCGTCGAGTACTACGTTCCCTATCGCAAGAGCTTTGCGGGCATCAACCTCTCGCTATTAAGCGAGATGGGGCGGCCCAGTGTGAACGGCTACTTCCTCAGGCAGACGCTGGACGGCGCCGTGAACCGGGAGGCGGTCGGTACCGAGCTGCGCTACTTCGACGAACACACCAACGTCTATGGGACCATCGATTACGACGTCGCTTTTGGCAAGCTCAACATCGCGATGCTGCAGGCGAACTACCAGGGCGAAAACGGCAACAGCTTCTACCTGATTGCTGACCGCCGGCAGTCGCCGCCGCTCGGACTGACCAATGCCTTGATCGGCGACCCGACCAACACGGTCGGCTCACTGATCGCGCAATTCGGTGAAGAAGAGGTGCGGCGTCAGGCCGCGGCACTGACAGCCATGTCGACCATGGTTTCGGTCGGCCTGACACGGCAGATTGCCGAGCGCTGGCAACTCGGCGGCGATTACCGGCTTGCGTCGATCGGCTCGACCGAGACTGTGGGTCTGATCCCGGCCCAGCCCGGTACCGGCAACAACCATGTCTTCACGATCCAGGCGATCGGCAGCAACCTGTGGTTCGACAACGCGGTCGGTGTGATCAATGGTAGTTACATCCTTGCGCCGACCTTCGATGGCGTTGCATTGAACCTCAACTACGTGGTGCCGATCGGCGAAACTTGGCGCTTTGATGGCAGCCTGCGTTATTACGGCCAGAAGGACGATTCCGGTGAGCGCCAGCGCCGTCTCGCCCCAGTTCTGAAGGCGTCCTATCGCTGGAAGAACAGCATCAGCAACTGGAACGACTACATCTCGCTGGAAGCCGAAGGCGGGCTGGAGCGCGTTCATGCCGAGGGGCCGCTGCGCACGGAAGACAGCAACCGTTACTATTTCTTCGTTGGCTATCGGTGGGATCTGTAG
- a CDS encoding tetratricopeptide repeat protein — MSWFPTAVCALMALVVVLLWAGILPTRLATKSSDGSLQPVWFRWTPPMLALGLLASFALSMKPATEPSLATPQLPPPSRPAIWGAPAPAVAPNPTQGAQAGGDLNVMVERLAQKLAASPDNGQGWLLMARTRLELHQYPEAVEAFGKAAALLPPDPSLLADWADAQVIANSGKWDSHSRDIVQRALKLDSAHLKSLMLAGSEAFARSAEKEAVSYWKRAREAAQPGSMEAKLAETNIAEAQTRLKSR, encoded by the coding sequence GTGAGCTGGTTCCCTACTGCCGTATGTGCGTTGATGGCACTTGTCGTGGTGTTGCTGTGGGCCGGAATCCTGCCGACGCGCCTTGCGACGAAGTCCTCGGATGGTTCACTCCAGCCAGTCTGGTTCCGCTGGACACCACCAATGCTCGCGCTGGGGCTGCTCGCAAGCTTTGCCCTGTCGATGAAGCCAGCAACCGAACCATCGCTCGCAACACCGCAATTGCCGCCGCCATCCCGCCCCGCGATATGGGGCGCGCCCGCACCTGCCGTTGCCCCCAATCCGACTCAAGGCGCCCAGGCTGGCGGCGATCTGAACGTGATGGTCGAGCGACTTGCCCAGAAGCTTGCCGCGTCACCCGATAACGGACAGGGCTGGCTGTTGATGGCGCGCACGCGCCTTGAACTGCACCAGTACCCAGAGGCAGTCGAGGCTTTCGGCAAGGCTGCCGCGCTGTTGCCACCCGATCCCAGCCTTCTCGCCGACTGGGCCGACGCGCAAGTCATCGCGAATTCCGGGAAATGGGATTCACACAGCCGGGACATCGTTCAGCGCGCCCTCAAGCTTGATTCCGCGCATCTCAAATCGCTGATGCTCGCTGGAAGTGAAGCCTTCGCGCGTAGCGCCGAAAAGGAAGCGGTCAGCTACTGGAAACGCGCTCGTGAGGCCGCGCAACCGGGATCGATGGAAGCAAAACTCGCGGAGACGAACATTGCTGAAGCCCAGACACGATTGAAATCGCGGTAA